CCGCACGGATAACATGATCAAAGATGGTGGGAGAATCAAACTGCAGCTTCTGGCTGTCAATCACGAAACTTCCACCGCTGTTGTTCAGCTGCAAATTACCTGACAAATTTTTAAAGCCCGGCCAAGCGCCATGACTGCGTGCCGAGATATTTTCCGCACGCGCAGTCAGAAAATATTGTGCCGTCTCACCATCCCGAAAACCCAGCTGCAGGTTTCTCAATCCACCACCAAGCGCCGATCGTGAAAGCTGGGTTTGTTGCGCATTGGCCAGCACTTCGCTCATCAGCAACATCTCACTGGCAAACGCCAGATCGATGTAACTGGCAGATGCCTGTAACTGTTTGGTTTCGGTGTCCAGCGCAATGGTCAGCGAGCTGTTTTTCCACTGCCGACCGCGATTACTGACACTAAAATCGTTTAGCAGAACATGCCACTTCGAATCTTGGTGGGTAAACGCAAAATTACTATTCAGCGTGTCATAACCCATCAAGCTGGCACTGTCGGCATTCATTACCAGAACATTCTGCAAGCCAACCGAGCCGTAGGTTTTTTCCATCCGACCATTGCGCCATTCGCTCCAGGCGCGCAAATCGGCACGACCATTGATCAACTGCCATTCATTTTTCGATTGATCCGGCAACCAGGCATCCAGCAACACATCCTGAGCGGCGATATAAAAACTGCCATGCCAGCCATTGCCACCAACAGGCGACCCCAGCAGTTCTGCAGAAAAATCAAAATTACGCCCCAGCTCACTGGGCAGACCGACGCTGCCGCGCAAATAATGCATGTCATCATCGTTGTGCAGAACCAGTTCGCTGACGTGCAACTCGCGCGGCTGCCAGCCCATTACGTGGTCTTCCCACAGCAAACGACTTTGCTCCATGCGCAGCGTATCGCGCTCGAACAACCAGCGACTAACAAAATCATTGGCGGTATCCGGCGAACCGGTATTGATTGCACCAATGGTAAAGCTGCCATCGGTTTCACGTGCAATTTTGAGGTCGGCACCAACCACAACCAGGGTTCCTGGTTGAACTGTGCCGGTAAACAGGGAGGTAAAAAGATTAATACCGATTTTGGCAGCGGCAAATTGCAAGAACGGCTTACCGTCCTCGCTATTTAAAAAACTGATCCCGCGCAATACCAGCTGCGGTTCTGTTCCCTGCCAGTCAGCATCCAGTGATTCAATGCGCACCGGATGGTCGATAACATCGGTCACCCATTGCTCGACTTGCACCCGATAATCTTCAGCAATCGGCAATAATATTCGCGCAAGACCCAGCGTCACGGCGGCCAAAACCAGTCCGGTAACGATCGCATACCAGCAAACGTACCACACAGTTTTGACGTATTTATTCACCGTAGCAGCCTCGACCGATCTACATCAATACAACGTCATACAATTCTTGCGAATATTGCGACTCTGCCTGAAAACGAATGCCACGACCAATGAATGATTCCAGCTCGGCGACGCTTTGGTTTTCTTCATCCATCAACAAATCCACCACCCTGGGTGCCGCCAAAACCATAAACTTTTGCGCATCGTACTGGCGTGCCTCGCGGAGAATTTCGCGGAAAATTTCATAGCACACCGTCTCCGGCGTTTTGACACTGCCGCGTCCGGCACACATTGGGCAGGTTTCGCACAAAATATGCTCGAGACTCTCGCGCGTCCGCTTGCGGGTCATTTGCACCAGCCCCAGAGACGACACTTCGCTGACCGTGGTTTTGGCATTGTCTTTTTCCAGGCAACGCTCCAGCGCACGCAGCACTTGTCGCTTGTGCTCATCATCTTCCATGTCGATAAAGTCGATGATGATGATACCGCCCAGATTACGCAGCCGCAGCTGACGCGCAATCGCCTGCGTCGCTTCCAGATTGGTTTTGAAAATGGTTTCTTCCAGATTGCGATGACCAACAAATGCGCCGGTATTCACGTCGATGGTGGTCATGGCCTCGGTCTGATCAATCACCAGATGACCACCGGATTTGAGCTGCACCCGTGGCTGCAAGGCTTTTTGGATTTCGTCTTCCACCGAATACAGATCAAAAATCGGACGTGGCCCGGAATAGAGTTCGATACCAGACAGCAATTCAGGAATGAATTTGGCGACAAATTTGTGAATTTTGTGATGATGCTCTTTGGAGTCAATGCGAATTTTTTCAACGCCAGACCCGACCATGTCACGAATGGCGCGCATGGATAAATTCAGATCTTCGTGCATCACCTGTGGCGCATTGAGGTTACGCCACTTATCCTGAATCGAATCCCAGATACGGTTCAAAAATAAAATGTCGGCGCGTAACTCACCTTCCTGCGCACCTTCTGCGGCAGTGCGGGCGATATAACCGCCGGGAAAACCGTCTTCAACCAGCTCTTCAATTAATTTCCGCAAGCGATCGCGCTCGGCAGCTTCTTCGATTTTTTGCGAAATACCCACATGCGGTGTCTGTGGCATAAACACCAGAAATCGCGCAGGAATGGTGATGTGGGTGGTCAGTCGTGCGCCCTTGGTTCCCAGCGGATCCTTGATCACCTGCACCAACACAGTCTGGCCTTCAGTCACCAGTTCGGTAATGGGCCGCACTTCCGGGCGTTGTTCATTGCTGGGATCGTAGTTGTTGCGATTGTCATGAATGTCGGAGGCATGCAAAAACGCGGCGCGCGCCAAACCAATTTCGACAAATGCGGCCTGCATTCCCGGCAACACCCGCACCACTTTGCCCTTGTAGATATTGCCTACAATACCGCGTTTGCGCTCGCGTTCGATGAACAACTCCTGCAACACGCCGTTTTCCACCAACGCCACACGGATTTCCTGCGGCGTGATGTTAATCAGCATTTCTTCGCTCATGCCTGTTCCTGAATCCGTTATTTTAATTCTTCGTTGAACAACACACCGACGCCAAAGCGCTGCAGTAGTTGCGCGGTTTCGAACACTGGCAAACCCATGATGCCCGAATAACTTCCTTCA
The window above is part of the Gammaproteobacteria bacterium genome. Proteins encoded here:
- the rng gene encoding ribonuclease G, translating into MSEEMLINITPQEIRVALVENGVLQELFIERERKRGIVGNIYKGKVVRVLPGMQAAFVEIGLARAAFLHASDIHDNRNNYDPSNEQRPEVRPITELVTEGQTVLVQVIKDPLGTKGARLTTHITIPARFLVFMPQTPHVGISQKIEEAAERDRLRKLIEELVEDGFPGGYIARTAAEGAQEGELRADILFLNRIWDSIQDKWRNLNAPQVMHEDLNLSMRAIRDMVGSGVEKIRIDSKEHHHKIHKFVAKFIPELLSGIELYSGPRPIFDLYSVEDEIQKALQPRVQLKSGGHLVIDQTEAMTTIDVNTGAFVGHRNLEETIFKTNLEATQAIARQLRLRNLGGIIIIDFIDMEDDEHKRQVLRALERCLEKDNAKTTVSEVSSLGLVQMTRKRTRESLEHILCETCPMCAGRGSVKTPETVCYEIFREILREARQYDAQKFMVLAAPRVVDLLMDEENQSVAELESFIGRGIRFQAESQYSQELYDVVLM